In Montipora foliosa isolate CH-2021 chromosome 13, ASM3666993v2, whole genome shotgun sequence, one DNA window encodes the following:
- the LOC137982892 gene encoding G patch domain-containing protein 1-like isoform X1 codes for MAADDDEDNFASFGTPFEPLEEDVQRKKAIPVYEQIVTDSEGRRRFHGAFTGGFSAGYFNSVGTKEGWQPSTFVSSRSKKLEHKAQTPEDFMDDEDMGEFGIAPKRITTTERFLSEEQEIQNRRKRMVSSGNSRGVIPGDPVLQDLILPVNMSFGVELLKKMGWKEGQGVGPRERKTRKKVYGCSLPSGLSSSHMGASNEKGEEEEEDIFAVGLLFAPKDTEIFTFTAKDDKHGLGYEGLDPSTALFGREDFLSMDPVSRGTGKKGILGEAFGVGAFEEDDADIYATDHMSKYDIELTADHSTGFHGWTGPPKENQRGGALSIFTATVKAMDSVKTFPPPVVPRGFNCNHKLEDLTFSPKSSEEGQALTVADRQEMLGEEPLPTPKRSVFDYMSKEDKERVMLSSKDITSKIASKAPATASRSLTTVSAPRGWTSKVHSGHSSFKPFAKDPAKQARYESFLSTRNGEEVCQPSSNESFRKLSEGTRQSTKNHNLEDNFRPVQPLYGRNVTRSFKKPPFGCSKISNTTMECFSLVGDKVVFYEAVVNLCTLPAAVTLYVSQPEIGFKFEKTVYSDIGSPQKIGNLDYGFTLEFHSHFRETQPSTLHITIKEAYPLSSQKQQEVISADFDESACQLGKCLQHSCNKHWCFGTAFGFKKQNKLYIGFSSTFKHLTAANPLVDVNFYRNESGKWHLTDSATFANNEEKKVHLTGVMVHNDVSTKHKRGFSQSPQWEYVTFKAKISKTADSVLYQLLMVPTDGLYYRVLKDEFTLACVKPVPEIARLSDAGKIAIGVSVVSMILILGGITMALLYCRRKQYTRHEATLVDEMEDGLDDKL; via the exons atggcggcggaTGACGATGAAGACAATTTTGCAAGTTTTGGAACACCTTTTGAGCCACTGGAAGAAGATGTACAACGTAAGAAAGCAATTCCGGTGTATGAGCAGATTGTTACAGATTCTGAAGGCAGGAGACGATTTCATGGTGCTTTTACAGGCGGGTTTTCCGCCGGTTATTTCAACTCGGTCGGAACCAAAGAAGGATGGCAGCCTTCTACGTTCGTCTCGTCACGCTCGAAAAAACTTGAGCATAAAGCACAGACACCTGAAGACTTTATGGACGATGAAGATATGGGTGAATTTGGGATCGCTCCTAAACGGATCACAACAACAGAAAGGTTTTTGTCAGAGGAACAGGAAATTCAGAATCGCCGCAAGCGGATGGTCTCCTCTGGGAATTCCCGCGGAGTTATTCCAGGAGATCCCGTGTTGCAAGATCTTATTTTACCCGTAAATATGTCATTTGGTGTCGAACTGTTAAAAAAGATGGGCTGGAAGGAGGGGCAAGGAGTTGGACCACGTGAgaggaaaacaaggaaaaag GTTTATGGTTGTTCTCTCCCTTCTGGTCTCTCATCATCGCATATGGGTGCCAGTAATgaaaaaggagaagaagaagaagaagacatcTTTGCTGTTGGTCTTCTCTTTGCACCTAAAGATACTGAGATCTTTACCTTCACAGCCAAAGATGACAAGCATGGATTGGGCTACGAAGGACTAGATCCTTCAACAGCACTATTTGGAAGAGAGGACTTTCTTAGCATGGATCCTGTGTCAAGAGGAACAGGGAAGAAGGGCATATTAGGGGAG GCATTTGGTGTTGGTGCATTTGAAGAAGATGATGCTGATATTTATGCCACAGATCATATGTCCAAATATGACATTGAACTAACTGCTGATCACAGCACTGGATTCCATGGTTGGACTGGCCCCCCTAAAGAAAATCAGAGAG GTGGTGCCTTGTCTATCTTCACTGCTACAGTTAAAGCCATGGACTCTGTGAAAACCTTTCCTCCTCCTGTTGTTCCACGTGGTTTTAATTGCAATCACAAGTTAGAAGACTTGACATTTTCTCCTAAGTCTTCAGAAGAAGGACAGGCACTGACTGTTGCCGACAGGCAAGAGATGCTAGGAGAAGAGCCACTACCGACACCAAAGAGATCAGTTTTTGATTATATGTCAAAAGAGGATAAAGAGAGGGTTATGTTGTCATCTAAGGATATCACATCAAAAATTGCCAGCAAAGCACCTGCCACAGCATCACGTTCTTTAACAACTGTTTCAGCACCAAGGGGATGGACCTCTAAAGTGCATTCTGGTCACAGCAGTTTCAAGCCATTTGCCAAAGATCCTGCAAAGCAAGCTAGATATGAAAGTTTCTTAAGTACTAGGAATGGAGAAGAGGTCTGCCAGCCTAGTAGTAATGAAAG TTTCAGGAAACTCTCCGAAGGAACGAGGCAAAGTACAAagaaccataacttggaagatAATTTTCGACCAGTACAGCCCTTGTATGGGAGAAATGTCACTCGAAGTTTCA AGAAGCCTCCATTTGGGTGTAGTAAGATATCAAACACCACTATGGAATGTTTTTCTCTTGTTGGTGATAAAGTTGTCTTCTATGAAGCAGTGGTGAACCTTTGTACTTTACCAGCAGCAGTTACATTATATGTCTCGCAACCTGAGATCGgtttcaaatttgagaaaactgTTTACTCAGATATAGGCTCTCCACAAAAAATAG GAAACCTTGATTATGGATTCACCTTGGAATTTCACTCCCATTTTCGTGAGACTCAACCATCAACTTTACATATAACA ATTAAAGAGGCTTATCCACTCTCGTCACAAAAACAACAGGAAGTGATTTCAGCTGATTTTGACGAGAGTGCATGTCAACTTG GTAAATGTCTACAACACTCATGCAACAAACACTGGTGTTTTGGAACAGCCTTTGGTTTCAAGAAGCAAAATAAGCTTTACATAGGTTTCTCTTCCACATTTAAACATCTTACTGCAGCCAATCCTCTTGTTGATGTCAATTTCTATCGCAACGAGTCTGGTAAATGGCATTTAACAGATTCTGCAACTTTtgcaaacaacgaagaaaaGAAGGTGCATCTTACAGGAGTTATGGTGCACAATGATGTATCAACAAAACATAAGAGGGGATTTTCGCAATCGCCTCAGTGGGAATATGTGACCTTTAAAGCCAAGATTAGCAAAACTGCAGACAGTGTTTTGTACCAG CTGCTCATGGTACCAACAGATGGACTTTATTACAGAGTACTGAAAGATGAATTCACACTTGCTTGTGTTAAACCAGTGCCAG aAATAGCACGTCTTAGTGATGCAGGCAAGATTGCCATAGGAGTTTCTGTGGTTTCCATGATTTTAATACTTGGTGGTATTACCATGGCATTACTCTACTGCAGAAGAAAACAGTACACAAGACACGAAGCTACGCTTGTTGATGAAATGGAGGATGGTTTAGATGATAAGCTGTAA
- the LOC137982901 gene encoding methylosome subunit pICln-like isoform X2, with protein MVVMTSFPPPTEGLHHIQENTEAFVQDKSYGVGTLYIATDRLSWCDSSGQGFSLEYPAISLHAVCRDTSQFPQECLYCMTEMPLDDNETDRASDDSDDRVGEIRFVPQDKAMLDVMFRALSDCQILHPDPQEEEEEDEDFFCDADEGDLSEQGQATLDHLESVIHMPSQQDFVQMTSLTNGEGLNGHHRDEQELYEENEEQFEDADN; from the exons ATGGTGGTGATGACATCGTTTCCTCCCCCCACCGAGGGACTTCACCATATCCAAGAAAATACTGAGGCCTTTGTGCAAGATAAGTCATATGGCGTGGGAACTTTGTATATAGCTACAGA CCGATTGTCTTGGTGTGATTCATCTGGACAAGGCTTCTCATTGGAATATCCAGCAATATCTTTGCATGCAGTTTGCAGAGACACTTCACAATTTCCTCAGGAGTGTCTTTATTGTATGACGGAAATGCCTTTAGATG ATAATGAGACAGACAGAGCCAGTGATGACAGCGATGATAGAGTTGGAGAAATTAGATTTGTACCACAGGACAAGGCTATGT TGGATGTCATGTTTAGAGCCCTTTCAGATTGTCAGATTCTTCACCCAGATCCTCAGGAAGAAGAAG AAGAAGATGAAGACTTTTTTTGTGATGCAGATGAAGGAGACCTTTCTGAGCAAGGGCAG GCAACCCTTGATCATCTGGAAAGTGTGATACACATGCCAAGTCAACAAGACTTTGTTCAGATGACATCATTGACTAATGGAGAGGGCCTTAATGGTCACCACAGAGATGAGCAAG AACTGtatgaagaaaatgaagaacaGTTTGAAGATGCTGACAACTGA
- the LOC137982892 gene encoding G patch domain-containing protein 1-like isoform X2 — MGASNEKGEEEEEDIFAVGLLFAPKDTEIFTFTAKDDKHGLGYEGLDPSTALFGREDFLSMDPVSRGTGKKGILGEAFGVGAFEEDDADIYATDHMSKYDIELTADHSTGFHGWTGPPKENQRGGALSIFTATVKAMDSVKTFPPPVVPRGFNCNHKLEDLTFSPKSSEEGQALTVADRQEMLGEEPLPTPKRSVFDYMSKEDKERVMLSSKDITSKIASKAPATASRSLTTVSAPRGWTSKVHSGHSSFKPFAKDPAKQARYESFLSTRNGEEVCQPSSNESGLTEWEREREKEEFIRSAALYRPLNSTLASRFTTAKQTDDHRTVYEDVVAQQSSDTSGQVKAARMKMFGKLTRDVFEWHPNNIMCKRFNIPNPYPGSDVIGVPKGRRVKFSLGDFLTPQAENSSAKQTSSSESERESEKLGNSANVVATPEVLPKSSEYTSASVESSSVANSVGAQTAVCLLTSETKQDEANSPPKRPPMDLFKAIFAESSEDESKENDIEGANVLGNQTENKTASSLRSCDDDQTGNNTVSDRLSFSDHTETSQETLPSAHTNETKRTLEIGFHQQPESPDVFGPNLPPIVRYSKASLSGDEKCAENRAHSGGNLRKGLIEERTNDTKKHNSDSKTPLRHSQEEKNSGKKAGSEDDIRSKRRSKKDNVRKDERKRYSSESSDSEDYNRSKHKHKRKEKKRIHRHKHTGKSKHRNEEKAEIFSDKRVTDDEKKQCAHEVSSSHDKQILDKLKSLQSLKTAKRMRAVDFM; from the exons ATGGGTGCCAGTAATgaaaaaggagaagaagaagaagaagacatcTTTGCTGTTGGTCTTCTCTTTGCACCTAAAGATACTGAGATCTTTACCTTCACAGCCAAAGATGACAAGCATGGATTGGGCTACGAAGGACTAGATCCTTCAACAGCACTATTTGGAAGAGAGGACTTTCTTAGCATGGATCCTGTGTCAAGAGGAACAGGGAAGAAGGGCATATTAGGGGAG GCATTTGGTGTTGGTGCATTTGAAGAAGATGATGCTGATATTTATGCCACAGATCATATGTCCAAATATGACATTGAACTAACTGCTGATCACAGCACTGGATTCCATGGTTGGACTGGCCCCCCTAAAGAAAATCAGAGAG GTGGTGCCTTGTCTATCTTCACTGCTACAGTTAAAGCCATGGACTCTGTGAAAACCTTTCCTCCTCCTGTTGTTCCACGTGGTTTTAATTGCAATCACAAGTTAGAAGACTTGACATTTTCTCCTAAGTCTTCAGAAGAAGGACAGGCACTGACTGTTGCCGACAGGCAAGAGATGCTAGGAGAAGAGCCACTACCGACACCAAAGAGATCAGTTTTTGATTATATGTCAAAAGAGGATAAAGAGAGGGTTATGTTGTCATCTAAGGATATCACATCAAAAATTGCCAGCAAAGCACCTGCCACAGCATCACGTTCTTTAACAACTGTTTCAGCACCAAGGGGATGGACCTCTAAAGTGCATTCTGGTCACAGCAGTTTCAAGCCATTTGCCAAAGATCCTGCAAAGCAAGCTAGATATGAAAGTTTCTTAAGTACTAGGAATGGAGAAGAGGTCTGCCAGCCTAGTAGTAATGAAAG TGGGCTCACAGAATGGGAACGAGAacgagaaaaagaagaattcatCCGTTCCGCTGCTTTATATCGGCCTCTCAATTCAACACTGGCGTCAAGATTTACCACTGCAAAGCAGACAGATGACCACAGAACAGTTTACGAAGATGTTGTAGCTCAGCAGTCGTCGGACACTTCCGGACAAGTGAAAGCCGCCAGAATGAAAATGTTTGGAAAACTAACTCGTGATGTATTTGAGTGGCACCCGAACAACATTATGTGCAAACGATTTAATATTCCCAATCCTTACCCAGGCTCTGATGTTATTGGCGTGCCAAAGGGACGAAGGGTCAAGTTTTCACTTGGTGATTTTTTAACACCGCAAGCCGAAAATTCAAGTGCAAAGCAAACCTCAAGCTCTGAGAGTGAACGCGAGTCGGAAAAGCTCGGAAATTCAGCGAATGTAGTTGCCACGCCGGAAGTATTGCCGAAGTCTTCCGAATACACAAGTGCTTCGGTAGAATCTTCGTCCGTGGCAAATTCTGTTGGCGCGCAAACTGCAGTTTGTCTGCTGACGAGCGAGACAAAGCAAGATGAAGCTAACTCACCGCCAAAGAGACCTCCCATGGATTTATTTAAAGCGATCTTTGCTGAATCCTCAGAAGATGAatcaaaagaaaatgacatcGAAGGCGCAAATGTTCTAGGAAATCAGACGGAAAACAAGACGGCGTCATCCCTGAGAAGTTGTGATGATGATCAGACCGGTAACAATACAGTATCAGATCGTTTGAGTTTTTCAGATCACACTGAAACGTCTCAAGAGACCTTACCTAGTGCGCATACTAATGAAACGAAAAGAACATTGGAAATTGGCTTTCATCAGCAGCCGGAATCACCCGATGTGTTTGGTCCAAACCTACCTCCTATTGTTCGTTACAGCAAAGCCTCTCTCTCGGGCGACGAAAAATGTGCCGAAAACAGAGCTCACAGTGGCGGTAATTTGCGCAAGGGTCTCATTGAAGAGAGAACGAATGACACAAAGAAACATAATTCCGATTCTAAAACGCCTTTGCGTCATTCCCAGGAAGAAAAGAACTCGGGAAAGAAGGCTGGAAGTGAAGATGATATACGGAGCAAAAGACGAAGCAAAAAAGACAATGTTAGGAAAGACGAAAGGAAAAGATATTCCTCCGAATCTTCAGACAGCGAGGACTATAATAGGTCAAAACACAAACATaaacgaaaagaaaagaaacgtaTTCATAGGCACAAACATACAGGAAAAAGTAAACACCGGAATGAAGAGAAAGCGGAGATATTCAGTGACAAGAGAGTTACTGACGATGAGAAGAAACAATGCGCGCATGAAGTTTCTTCATCCCATGATAAGCAGATTCTCGACAAGTTGAAAAGTTTGCAGAGTTTAAAAACCGCAAAGAGAATGCGAGCAGTCGATTTCATGTAA
- the LOC137982900 gene encoding AMMECR1-like protein: MPFYCCQSLLVADREAEDMNYYRNTSKDVNHRANCRHRIVTKEMAFYCFDILASHLYRLQEPPWPNFPNDEFPLFVTWKIGNDRRLRGCIGTFTAMRLHKGLKEYTLSSALRDSRFSPVTKEELTLLYCSVSVLTNFEENVNCLDWEIGVHGIRIEFYNEKGAHRTATYLPEVAKEQGWNQIQTIDSLLRKGGYKGTITAEVRGSIKVTRYQSEKVTVDYNEYLASKRAT, from the exons ATGCCGTTCTACTGCTGTCAGAGTTTGCTGGTGGCGGATCGGGAGGCCGAAGATATGAACTATTATCGAAACACCAGCAAAGATGTGAACCATCGAGCCAACTGCCGTCATCGTATAGTTACCAAAGAAATGGCATTTTACTGCTTTGACATCCTCGCGAGCCATCTATATCGGCTTCAAGAGCCGCCCTGGCCAAACTTTCCCAATGATGAATT TCCTTTATTTGTAACATGGAAGATTGGCAATGATCGCCGACTCAGAGGTTGCATAGGAACATTCACTGCCATGAGATTGCACAAAGGCCTCAAAGAATATACATTGTCAAG TGCCCTGAGAGACAGCCGATTTTCTCCTGTAACCAAAGAGGAGCTAACTTTGCTGTATTGTTCAGTTTCTGTTTTGACCAACTTTGAAGAAAATGTCAACTGTTTAGACTGGGAA ATTGGTGTTCATGGAATCAGAATAGAATTTTATAATGAAAAAGGTGCTCACCGTACAGCCACATACCTCCCTGAAGTAGCCAAAGAACAAG GTTGGAATCAAATTCAAACAATTGACTCCTTGCTGAGAAAGGGTGGTTACAAAGGGACCATCACTGCAGAGGTGCGTGGTTCCATCAAAGTGACACGATACCAGAGTGAGAAGGTTACAGTAGACTACAATGAGTATTTGGCTTCCAAACGAGCTACATGA
- the LOC137982901 gene encoding methylosome subunit pICln-like isoform X1, translating to MVVMTSFPPPTEGLHHIQENTEAFVQDKSYGVGTLYIATDRLSWCDSSGQGFSLEYPAISLHAVCRDTSQFPQECLYCMTEMPLDDNETDRASDDSDDRVGEIRFVPQDKAMLDVMFRALSDCQILHPDPQEEEEEDEDFFCDADEGDLSEQGQATLDHLESVIHMPSQQDFVQMTSLTNGEGLNGHHRDEQDDTELYEENEEQFEDADN from the exons ATGGTGGTGATGACATCGTTTCCTCCCCCCACCGAGGGACTTCACCATATCCAAGAAAATACTGAGGCCTTTGTGCAAGATAAGTCATATGGCGTGGGAACTTTGTATATAGCTACAGA CCGATTGTCTTGGTGTGATTCATCTGGACAAGGCTTCTCATTGGAATATCCAGCAATATCTTTGCATGCAGTTTGCAGAGACACTTCACAATTTCCTCAGGAGTGTCTTTATTGTATGACGGAAATGCCTTTAGATG ATAATGAGACAGACAGAGCCAGTGATGACAGCGATGATAGAGTTGGAGAAATTAGATTTGTACCACAGGACAAGGCTATGT TGGATGTCATGTTTAGAGCCCTTTCAGATTGTCAGATTCTTCACCCAGATCCTCAGGAAGAAGAAG AAGAAGATGAAGACTTTTTTTGTGATGCAGATGAAGGAGACCTTTCTGAGCAAGGGCAG GCAACCCTTGATCATCTGGAAAGTGTGATACACATGCCAAGTCAACAAGACTTTGTTCAGATGACATCATTGACTAATGGAGAGGGCCTTAATGGTCACCACAGAGATGAGCAAG ATGATACAGAACTGtatgaagaaaatgaagaacaGTTTGAAGATGCTGACAACTGA